One window of the Lepisosteus oculatus isolate fLepOcu1 chromosome 24, fLepOcu1.hap2, whole genome shotgun sequence genome contains the following:
- the nrarpa gene encoding notch-regulated ankyrin repeat-containing protein A: protein MSQAEISPCSAPQRVFQEAVKKGNTKELHSLLQNMTNCEFNVNSFGPEGQTALHQSVIDGNLELVKLLVKFGADIRLANRDGWSALHIAAFGGHQDIVLYLITKAKYSSGAR from the coding sequence ATGAGTCAGGCCGAGATCTCGCCGTGCTCCGCGCCGCAGAGGGTGTTTCAGGAGGCGGTGAAGAAGGGCAACACGAAGGAGCTGCACTCGCTGCTGCAGAACATGACCAACTGCGAGTTTAACGTGAACTCCTTCGGGCCCGAGGGCCAGACGGCGCTGCACCAGTCGGTCATCGACGGCAACCTGGAGCTGGTCAAGCTGCTGGTCAAGTTCGGGGCGGACATCCGGCTGGCCAACCGGGACGGCTGGAGCGCCCTGCACATCGCCGCCTTCGGGGGCCACCAGGACATCGTCCTGTACCTCATCACCAAGGCGAAGTATTCGTCGGGCGCACGGTGA